The segment AATCGTAGCGGTAAGCCAAGCCCCACTGAAGCGGTTCATGTAAAAGATGATTTGGATGGATACATACCTTATATTTTAGATGGAGGCTCTACTGGAATCGGGCTTGAGTCCACAGTATTGGATGTAACACAGGAGCCTCCAGTTATTTTACGTCCAGGCGGCATTACAAAAGAAATGTTGGAGGCTAACATAGGTCCTGTTATACAGCCAACTAAATTAGAGCAAAAGCTTGAGGAAACACCAAAGGCTCCAGGCATGAAATATACACATTATGCACCAAATGCTCCTGTCCTGTTAATTGACTGTGATAAAAATGTGGTGAGTAATGCTGTTCAGCACTTGCAGCGTGAGGGACATATCGTTGCATTACTTGCCCCTGCTAGCTTTCACACGGTCAATGTGGATTTTTACTTTTCGGTAGGGGAAGCAGGAAGTCAAGAAGAAATGGGTGCTACATTATACAATGCACTACGAGCATGTGATAAAACAACTGCGACCATTATATTAGCCACAGCAACTTCAACTGAAGGCGTAGGGGCAGCTATTATGAATAGGCTCGATAAAGCTGCTGGCGGGAAATGGTATTCACACTAATTGTCAAAGCTGATACGGCAAAAGATGTATGGAAACATCTTTTGTCGTTTTTTGTTGAGATGAAAGAATAGAAGGCGCTTGAGTTAATTTTATAATTCTAATTTCTTTCGTATCAAGGGTTCTGCAACAATAAAAAAGCGAGCATCTTCCCAAATTCAATATAATGGTAGCGACCAAACTAAATCGTACTGAATGAGGTGATGCCCTATGACGATTGTAAAGAAAATGAACTTATTTGACATTCGAAAATTATTAGAAATAGGAAGTTCCTGTCATTTTGATGCCATTTTTCTACTTTCGACGTACAGTCAATTTTTTAGCTATTTTCAAAAAAGACGTTACGCGGTGCGCCACGTGAATTAAATTACGGTACGATAATCTAGTTGCTCTTGACTTGTATTATCGAACGCATTCCAATCAGTCAGGATTTCTGTATTTCGCAATTGAAATGTGAGTCATATCGCAATCGAAATTTTAGAACATTCTGGTGGGCAAGATTATCGATATAGCAAGTTTATGGGTAGGCTTTACATGGAGCCCCAGCGGGTATAATTCGCGCTTAAAACGCATAGCCACAAGGATTTAACACCTAAACAAGGGTAACATGCTGCCACTCCAAATAAAGCCGAGGCGTGCATCTGAAAAAGTCACATAGGTTTAAGTAGCTCACTATTGGGTTGCGATATACAGATTTCGTTACACGTTTGGTCAACGATTCGTGCTTTTGGAAAATATGATTTATGAAATTGATTCACTTATGATAATAATGTATTTCCAAGCATAAAATGATAAAATATTAGGGAGCGAAGGAGTGCGTTCTTGCAGGGAATTCTTGCAGGCATATTAACGTCTGTTGATGTAATCGGTCTATATGTTTTGCTGCCAAATGTTAAATATCGCTTATTGTTAGCACTTTGGACGGCTGCATTGCATATGCTGTTCCCGCTATTAGGGTTTGAATTAGGGAACTATTTAGTTCGTTTCCTATTAGAATGGGGACAATGGATTTCGAGTATTTTATTATTTTGTATTGGGATGCATTTACTATTATTTTCTCATAGGGATGAAAAAGTAACAATTTCACCAATACTTTTAGCTGTGACTGCAAGCCTAGATACCTTTTCAGTAAGTGTTTCTTTTGGTATGCTAAACTTAGAAAAAACAATTTTTATTATTAGTGCAGGTATAAGTGCTCTTATTTGTGCTTATGGGTCATTAGTAATAGCTCGAAGAAGCCAAGTCTTTTTTGGCAATAAAATTCAAATAATGGCTGGTATTGTCTTTATTA is part of the Lysinibacillus sp. FSL K6-0232 genome and harbors:
- a CDS encoding L-threonylcarbamoyladenylate synthase gives rise to the protein MKTVCKVVDSNVNSQTNYTQAVDILHAGEVVAFPTETVYGLGAIATNDSAVKKIFEAKGRPSDNPLIVHIGTKEEVTLYVTHISEVAKQCMELFWPGPLTLIMPVKPNVLARSVTAGLSTVGIRMPNHPVALALLQQLQQPLAAPSANRSGKPSPTEAVHVKDDLDGYIPYILDGGSTGIGLESTVLDVTQEPPVILRPGGITKEMLEANIGPVIQPTKLEQKLEETPKAPGMKYTHYAPNAPVLLIDCDKNVVSNAVQHLQREGHIVALLAPASFHTVNVDFYFSVGEAGSQEEMGATLYNALRACDKTTATIILATATSTEGVGAAIMNRLDKAAGGKWYSH
- a CDS encoding manganese efflux pump MntP, which produces MQGILAGILTSVDVIGLYVLLPNVKYRLLLALWTAALHMLFPLLGFELGNYLVRFLLEWGQWISSILLFCIGMHLLLFSHRDEKVTISPILLAVTASLDTFSVSVSFGMLNLEKTIFIISAGISALICAYGSLVIARRSQVFFGNKIQIMAGIVFIIMSILAIQQ